Proteins from a genomic interval of Shewanella seohaensis:
- a CDS encoding LysR family transcriptional regulator, protein MNIRHLHYFQQLAQLQHFAKAANACHVTQPTLSAGISALEKSVGTELVVRGSQFVALTDAGQIMLQYAERMLQEQAALKQELSLFRGQLTGSLRIGIVPQSSIDIMPLIKLFNQAYPNISIKLSVMTNGQLIENLSLHKTDIGLGFDEQLTEANRRSFVFYPQRANQMALLSCDSVDGSASKSLSLADIGTRPLVLLSQNMQFRKYIDNAMAQAGIDFNLVLETDSLFHLIGAVKHGLGSAIVSRGIAESVAQLFGIPYQLLDGVSSGQTVFMTRKHSITPAMKAFMNQLES, encoded by the coding sequence ATGAATATTCGCCACCTGCATTATTTCCAACAACTCGCACAATTACAGCATTTTGCCAAAGCGGCGAACGCCTGCCATGTGACGCAACCGACACTCTCCGCGGGGATAAGCGCCCTTGAAAAAAGCGTAGGCACAGAGCTTGTGGTGCGGGGGAGCCAGTTTGTGGCGCTCACGGATGCGGGACAGATCATGCTGCAATACGCCGAGAGAATGTTGCAGGAACAGGCAGCGTTAAAGCAGGAGTTGAGTCTGTTTCGCGGCCAGCTCACGGGTTCGTTACGGATTGGCATAGTGCCGCAATCGAGTATCGACATCATGCCGTTGATTAAGCTGTTTAATCAGGCTTATCCCAATATCAGCATCAAGTTATCTGTAATGACCAATGGGCAATTGATTGAAAATCTTAGTTTGCATAAAACCGATATCGGACTTGGGTTTGACGAACAACTCACCGAGGCTAATCGGCGTAGCTTCGTGTTTTATCCGCAGCGGGCCAATCAAATGGCGCTGTTGTCCTGTGATTCGGTTGATGGCAGTGCAAGCAAATCCTTGTCTTTAGCGGACATAGGTACGCGTCCCTTAGTGCTGCTGAGTCAAAATATGCAGTTTAGAAAATACATAGATAATGCGATGGCGCAGGCGGGGATTGATTTTAATTTGGTGCTGGAAACCGACTCATTATTTCACTTAATCGGCGCGGTAAAGCATGGTTTAGGCAGTGCTATTGTCAGCCGCGGTATTGCCGAATCGGTGGCGCAACTCTTTGGGATCCCGTATCAGCTGTTAGACGGTGTCAGTTCAGGGCAAACGGTCTTTATGACCCGTAAGCACAGCATTACGCCCGCAATGAAAGCCTTTATGAACCAGCTTGAGTCTTAA
- the fdhD gene encoding formate dehydrogenase accessory sulfurtransferase FdhD translates to MLTHPLDSANDPRLCPGSQHSPNAAQQPNTRYSHLVEEVAAAINLNGISYAVMMITPDHFEDFVIGFLFAEGIISQDQDVHEIDITPVQDGVMLDVTLANRCFIALKQRKRRLVGATGCGICGVEALGHALPDLPPLPACAPLVLEHVDSLKQQIHTHQLKAQRSGAIHAAFALDEAGNILECREDIGRHNALDKLIGALLRQKRSAKAMLMTSRCSSELIQKAVRYGANHLISLASPSQLAVKLALKYQLNLVHIPKFDPPIHYSIFDESIASQCNRGEFYACSY, encoded by the coding sequence GTGCTAACTCACCCACTCGATTCGGCGAATGATCCAAGGCTCTGCCCTGGATCTCAACACAGCCCAAACGCGGCTCAACAGCCTAACACCCGTTACTCGCATCTGGTTGAAGAGGTCGCAGCCGCCATCAACCTCAATGGCATCAGCTATGCGGTGATGATGATAACGCCCGATCACTTTGAGGATTTTGTGATTGGCTTCTTATTCGCCGAAGGCATTATCAGCCAAGACCAAGATGTGCATGAGATTGATATCACTCCCGTCCAAGACGGGGTAATGCTCGATGTCACCTTAGCCAATCGTTGTTTCATCGCCCTTAAACAACGCAAAAGACGGCTCGTTGGCGCAACTGGCTGTGGGATCTGCGGTGTGGAAGCCCTAGGTCATGCCCTACCAGATTTACCGCCATTACCCGCCTGCGCTCCCTTAGTGCTTGAGCATGTCGACAGCCTCAAACAGCAAATACATACACATCAGCTTAAGGCGCAGCGCAGCGGCGCTATCCATGCGGCTTTTGCCTTAGATGAGGCTGGGAATATCCTTGAGTGTCGTGAAGATATCGGTCGTCACAATGCGTTAGATAAGCTTATTGGCGCGCTGCTGCGGCAAAAACGCAGCGCCAAGGCTATGCTGATGACCAGTCGCTGCAGCAGCGAGTTAATCCAAAAGGCGGTGCGTTATGGAGCCAACCATTTGATTAGTCTCGCGTCACCGAGCCAGCTCGCGGTAAAACTGGCGCTGAAATACCAGCTTAATCTTGTCCATATTCCTAAGTTTGATCCGCCAATCCACTACTCCATATTTGATGAAAGCATTGCATCCCAATGCAATCGCGGAGAATTTTATGCCTGTTCATATTGA
- a CDS encoding FdhF/YdeP family oxidoreductase, producing MPVHIEKPTKAGGFPSLQSTLKHVLRSQKTQQNIKNLLRVNQTDGFDCPGCAWGDNKAGAFQFCENGAKAVAWESTGKIVDRNFFAEYSVRQLAKQTDYWLEYQGRLAEPMRYNAATDHYEPISWDDAFQLIADTLNGLSDPNQVEFYTSGRASNEASYLYQLFGRLYGTNNFPDCSNMCHEASGVALNQAIGVGKGTVVLSDFDAAEAIFVFGQNPGTNHPRMMNALRKAARQGCKIVTFNNLKEVALERFASPQSPTELLTPAATTISHQYLTPLLGGDMAAIRGMAKHILESNSKCIDREFIATHSAFFADYEQSVRHTDWQQIEAQSGLSKADIIQAATVFSQSKTVISCWAMGITQHKHSVDTIREIINLHLLCGQIGKAGSGLCPVRGHSNVQGNRTMGINEKPKAEFIDRLEQYLGCQLPRAAGHNVVEALKALDSEQSKVLICLGGNLAAAAPDSAFTYNAMGKARLNVQISTKLNRSHLQVGKDALILPCLGRTELDKQKHGIQKITVEDTFSMVHASTGMNDAVSPLCLSEIDIVARMAHATLAVKPSSMNATSAKSIDWLALRDDYNLIRDLIEQTIAGFEDYNQKINVPAGFHLTNNAAQLDWHTQSHKAEFNACALPDSIIADCSSQALTSTLPVLLLQSLRSHDQYNTTIYGMDDRYRGIKGKRNVLFMNSDDAKAQGFSDGQLVDIQSLTNDGKLRKVYDFMVIYYEIPKGNIAAYYPETNPLVAIDSVGVGSYTPTSKSVPVILTPASSNKINILQR from the coding sequence ATGCCTGTTCATATTGAAAAACCGACCAAAGCCGGCGGCTTCCCCTCACTGCAATCGACCTTAAAGCATGTGCTGCGTAGCCAAAAGACCCAGCAAAATATCAAAAATCTGCTCAGGGTAAACCAAACCGATGGCTTTGACTGCCCGGGTTGTGCCTGGGGCGATAACAAGGCTGGTGCTTTTCAGTTTTGCGAAAATGGCGCCAAAGCCGTGGCGTGGGAGTCGACGGGCAAGATTGTTGACCGCAACTTTTTCGCCGAGTATTCGGTGCGCCAGTTAGCTAAGCAGACCGACTATTGGCTCGAATATCAGGGCCGCTTGGCCGAACCTATGCGTTATAACGCCGCGACCGATCACTATGAACCCATCAGCTGGGATGATGCCTTTCAGCTGATTGCTGATACGCTCAATGGCCTTAGCGATCCCAATCAAGTGGAGTTTTACACCTCGGGCCGCGCCAGCAACGAGGCCTCCTATCTCTATCAATTGTTTGGCCGACTGTATGGCACCAATAACTTCCCCGATTGTTCGAATATGTGCCACGAGGCCAGCGGCGTTGCACTCAACCAAGCCATTGGTGTCGGTAAAGGCACAGTCGTCTTAAGCGATTTCGATGCGGCCGAAGCGATTTTTGTCTTCGGGCAAAATCCCGGCACCAACCATCCTCGGATGATGAATGCCCTACGTAAAGCCGCCAGACAGGGTTGTAAAATTGTCACCTTCAATAACTTAAAAGAAGTGGCGCTGGAGCGATTCGCCAGCCCGCAAAGTCCAACTGAGTTATTAACTCCCGCTGCGACCACCATTAGTCATCAATACCTGACGCCGCTACTTGGCGGCGATATGGCGGCCATTCGCGGCATGGCAAAGCATATTCTTGAGTCGAACTCAAAGTGTATCGACCGGGAGTTTATCGCCACCCACAGTGCGTTTTTCGCAGACTATGAGCAGAGCGTCCGTCATACCGACTGGCAACAGATAGAAGCCCAATCGGGCTTGTCCAAGGCCGATATTATTCAAGCCGCCACAGTCTTTAGCCAAAGTAAGACGGTGATCAGCTGCTGGGCCATGGGCATCACTCAGCATAAACATTCGGTCGATACCATCCGTGAAATCATCAACCTGCATCTGCTCTGCGGCCAAATTGGCAAAGCAGGCTCAGGGCTTTGCCCAGTGCGCGGTCACAGCAATGTGCAGGGTAACCGCACAATGGGTATTAACGAAAAACCCAAAGCCGAGTTTATTGACCGTTTAGAGCAGTATTTGGGCTGCCAATTACCCCGCGCCGCGGGTCATAACGTGGTTGAAGCCTTAAAGGCCCTAGATAGTGAGCAAAGCAAAGTACTTATCTGCCTCGGTGGAAACCTCGCCGCCGCCGCGCCAGACAGCGCTTTTACCTATAACGCCATGGGAAAAGCGCGCTTAAATGTGCAAATAAGCACTAAGCTCAATCGTAGTCACTTACAGGTCGGCAAAGATGCGCTGATCTTACCTTGCCTTGGCCGCACCGAACTCGATAAGCAAAAACACGGCATTCAAAAAATCACCGTCGAAGATACCTTTAGCATGGTGCACGCCTCAACTGGGATGAACGATGCGGTATCGCCACTCTGCCTGTCGGAAATTGATATTGTGGCGCGCATGGCACATGCCACCTTGGCTGTGAAACCATCCTCAATGAATGCAACCAGTGCCAAGTCAATTGACTGGTTAGCCCTAAGGGATGATTACAACCTGATCCGCGATTTGATTGAGCAAACCATTGCAGGTTTTGAAGACTACAATCAAAAAATTAACGTCCCTGCGGGATTCCATTTAACCAATAATGCCGCGCAGCTCGACTGGCATACTCAAAGCCACAAGGCTGAATTTAACGCCTGTGCTTTACCCGACTCCATCATCGCCGATTGTTCGAGTCAGGCCTTGACCAGTACGCTGCCAGTGTTACTGCTGCAGAGTCTGCGCTCACACGATCAATACAACACCACCATCTACGGCATGGATGACAGATACCGCGGCATTAAGGGCAAGCGCAATGTGCTGTTTATGAACAGTGATGATGCCAAAGCGCAGGGGTTTAGCGACGGCCAGTTAGTCGATATCCAATCGCTCACTAACGATGGAAAATTACGCAAAGTATATGACTTTATGGTGATTTATTACGAGATCCCCAAGGGCAATATCGCCGCCTATTACCCCGAGACTAATCCCTTAGTCGCCATCGACAGTGTGGGCGTGGGCTCCTACACCCCGACCTCAAAATCGGTTCCCGTTATCTTAACCCCCGCGAGCAGCAACAAAATCAACATCCTTCAACGCTAA
- the hypB gene encoding hydrogenase nickel incorporation protein HypB, which produces MCKDCGCSLPRHSHDHGHLHHHQELHTNPQLNDKKTLSVIHKILDKNDVEAAHNRAHFEAHNITAFNLMSSPGSGKTTLLEHLKEYTALNYAVIEGDLETSRDADRLIAKGIQAHQIQTGSACHLDAFMVHGALHHLPLEGLDICFVENVGNLVCPASYDVGTHKNIVLLSVPEGDDKIEKYPVMFRRADLVLITKCDLLPYFDFSVDEAKAQLKKLNPDTQILEVSIKDGDSMRAVVAWLNNNLHHASGEPQ; this is translated from the coding sequence ATGTGTAAAGACTGCGGCTGCTCCTTACCCCGCCATTCCCATGATCACGGCCATCTGCATCACCATCAGGAATTGCACACAAATCCTCAGCTTAACGATAAAAAAACCTTGTCGGTGATCCATAAAATTCTCGATAAAAACGATGTTGAAGCCGCCCATAACCGCGCGCATTTTGAGGCGCACAATATCACCGCCTTCAATTTAATGAGTAGCCCAGGCAGTGGCAAAACCACCTTGCTCGAACACTTAAAAGAGTACACCGCCCTCAACTACGCCGTCATTGAAGGGGATTTAGAGACCTCCCGCGATGCCGACCGCTTAATCGCCAAAGGCATTCAGGCCCATCAAATTCAAACTGGCAGCGCCTGCCACCTCGACGCCTTTATGGTGCACGGCGCTTTACATCACTTGCCACTCGAAGGCTTAGATATTTGTTTTGTCGAAAACGTGGGAAACCTCGTCTGCCCCGCCAGTTACGATGTCGGCACCCATAAAAATATCGTGCTGCTCTCGGTTCCCGAAGGCGATGATAAGATTGAGAAATATCCCGTCATGTTCCGCCGCGCCGATCTTGTGCTCATCACCAAATGTGACCTCTTGCCCTACTTCGATTTCAGCGTCGACGAGGCCAAAGCCCAACTTAAGAAGCTCAACCCCGACACACAGATTTTGGAAGTCTCGATTAAGGATGGCGATTCCATGCGAGCCGTCGTTGCATGGCTGAACAACAACCTTCACCACGCTTCGGGAGAGCCACAATAA
- a CDS encoding HypC/HybG/HupF family hydrogenase formation chaperone, whose protein sequence is MCLSIPSQVVAVDNERQSVTVDTLGVRRDVSSHLMTEPLAIGDYVLIHIGFVMNKIDRNDALQSLELYKEIVSKLEAETTH, encoded by the coding sequence ATGTGCCTGTCTATTCCCTCCCAAGTGGTGGCCGTCGATAACGAGCGTCAATCGGTCACCGTCGATACGCTAGGTGTCAGGCGCGATGTGAGCAGTCATTTAATGACTGAGCCTTTAGCCATTGGTGACTATGTGCTTATCCATATTGGTTTTGTGATGAATAAAATTGATCGCAATGATGCACTACAAAGCCTTGAATTATATAAAGAGATAGTTTCAAAACTTGAAGCTGAGACCACGCATTAA
- the hypD gene encoding hydrogenase formation protein HypD translates to MLDLKQLYQGFRDPDTIASFAEDIAKCARTLKEPINIMEVCGGHTHTIMKYGLLDLLPENIEFIHGPGCPVCVMPKERIDQAAVLAQQENVILVTLGDMIRVPGSQGSLASFRAKGCDIRPIYDPLDTLKIARDNPDKTVVFFAIGFETSTPMTAVLLQLAEQEKLANLLFHINHVLVPPAIDAVMHDPKARVNAFIGPAHVSVISGAKIYRPAVEQYGTPVVVSGFEPVDVMESILRIVRQKVAGTALLDIQYSRAVSEEGNLAAQAKVDQFFQTRPQFRWRGLGPIPNSALELRPEYAHRDAEKYFKDRLPVKEIDDHKACQCGDILRGLAKPKDCKVFGRGCNPETPLGSCMVSSEGACNAYYRYQGIDSKEPHHG, encoded by the coding sequence ATGCTTGACCTAAAACAACTTTATCAAGGCTTTCGCGACCCCGATACTATAGCCTCGTTTGCGGAGGATATCGCTAAATGCGCCCGCACGCTTAAAGAGCCTATTAATATCATGGAGGTCTGTGGCGGCCATACCCACACCATCATGAAATACGGCTTACTGGATTTATTGCCAGAAAATATTGAATTTATCCACGGTCCCGGCTGCCCAGTGTGCGTGATGCCCAAGGAGCGAATTGACCAAGCCGCAGTGCTCGCCCAGCAAGAGAATGTGATTTTAGTGACCCTGGGGGATATGATCCGCGTCCCCGGCTCCCAAGGCTCACTTGCCAGTTTCAGGGCCAAGGGCTGTGATATTCGCCCTATCTATGACCCTTTAGACACGCTCAAAATCGCCCGCGACAATCCCGATAAAACCGTGGTGTTTTTCGCCATTGGCTTTGAAACCTCGACCCCAATGACCGCTGTGCTGCTACAACTGGCTGAGCAGGAAAAGCTGGCTAATTTGTTGTTTCATATCAACCACGTCTTAGTACCACCCGCAATTGATGCTGTGATGCACGACCCTAAAGCCAGAGTAAACGCCTTTATTGGCCCTGCCCATGTCAGTGTGATCAGTGGGGCCAAAATCTATCGCCCCGCCGTCGAGCAATACGGCACGCCTGTGGTGGTATCGGGGTTCGAACCCGTCGATGTGATGGAATCCATCCTGCGTATCGTACGGCAAAAGGTGGCGGGAACGGCGCTATTAGATATCCAATACAGCCGCGCCGTATCAGAGGAAGGCAATCTTGCCGCTCAGGCCAAGGTGGATCAATTTTTCCAGACTCGGCCGCAATTTCGTTGGCGCGGGCTTGGGCCCATTCCCAACTCGGCGCTTGAGTTAAGACCCGAATACGCCCACAGGGACGCCGAGAAGTACTTTAAGGACAGATTACCCGTCAAAGAGATTGACGATCATAAGGCTTGCCAATGCGGCGATATTCTTCGCGGGCTCGCCAAACCTAAGGACTGTAAAGTCTTTGGCCGCGGCTGCAATCCCGAAACTCCTCTCGGTAGCTGTATGGTTAGCTCCGAAGGCGCGTGTAATGCGTATTACCGCTATCAAGGTATAGATAGCAAGGAGCCACACCATGGCTGA
- the hypE gene encoding hydrogenase expression/formation protein HypE, which translates to MADFQPKDKAIQLSHGGGGKEMNKLIRELFFAEFDNPILRSEEDAAKLELQGATAFTTDSFTVSPLFFAGGDIGKLAIAGTVNDLAMMGAEPQYLSCSVIIEEGFSLNQLTTIVRSMAKELKQSGARIVCGDTKVVPKGCADGLFINTSGVGRILRPNISAANVAPGDAIIVSRDVGCHGAAILMAREGLTLESALQSDCATLWPVVEQLIAANIPIHAMRDATRGGLSAVLNEWAAAANVGITVNEASIPVCDEVKGLCELYGFEAMDLANEGTFILAVPNDIALGALEIMQRFGHCEQAAIIGTVSDELPGKVILRTPWNTKRYLDLPQGELLPRIC; encoded by the coding sequence ATGGCTGATTTCCAACCCAAAGATAAAGCGATTCAACTCAGCCACGGTGGTGGCGGCAAAGAGATGAATAAACTCATTCGCGAACTGTTTTTTGCAGAGTTCGATAACCCGATCCTGCGTAGCGAAGAAGATGCGGCCAAGCTTGAATTGCAAGGCGCGACCGCCTTTACCACAGATTCCTTTACCGTATCACCGCTGTTTTTTGCCGGCGGAGATATTGGCAAGTTGGCGATCGCCGGCACTGTGAATGATCTTGCCATGATGGGCGCCGAGCCACAGTATTTAAGTTGCAGCGTGATCATCGAAGAAGGCTTTTCGCTCAATCAGTTAACCACTATTGTGCGCAGCATGGCCAAGGAGCTTAAACAGAGCGGCGCCAGAATCGTCTGTGGCGATACTAAAGTCGTGCCTAAGGGCTGTGCCGATGGCTTGTTTATCAATACCTCAGGCGTTGGGCGCATTTTACGTCCGAATATCTCGGCGGCAAATGTCGCACCGGGGGATGCAATCATTGTCTCCCGCGATGTGGGTTGCCATGGCGCCGCGATTCTGATGGCGCGCGAAGGTCTGACCCTCGAATCGGCTTTACAAAGCGATTGTGCCACTCTTTGGCCCGTGGTTGAGCAGCTTATTGCGGCGAATATTCCCATTCATGCGATGCGTGATGCGACCCGTGGCGGGCTCTCTGCCGTGTTAAACGAGTGGGCGGCGGCCGCCAATGTCGGGATTACCGTCAATGAGGCCAGTATTCCGGTTTGCGATGAAGTCAAAGGCTTGTGCGAACTCTATGGCTTTGAGGCCATGGATTTAGCCAATGAAGGCACCTTTATCTTGGCGGTCCCTAACGATATCGCCCTAGGCGCCTTAGAAATCATGCAGCGCTTTGGTCATTGCGAGCAGGCGGCGATCATCGGCACCGTCAGCGACGAACTTCCAGGAAAAGTGATCTTAAGAACGCCATGGAATACCAAACGTTACTTAGACCTGCCCCAGGGTGAACTGCTGCCAAGGATTTGTTAA
- the hypA gene encoding hydrogenase/urease nickel incorporation protein HypA: MHEYSIVSALIEQCEQHAKANRANKITRVDIKLGVMSGVEPALLETAFETFKLDGICRDAELRMTLQSLVIACLDCHQESELTERSIVCPACHSYHTRVLDGEDMLLMQLEMEQEDEH, translated from the coding sequence ATGCACGAATATTCCATCGTCAGCGCCTTGATTGAGCAATGCGAGCAACATGCTAAGGCCAATCGAGCCAATAAAATCACCCGCGTCGATATCAAACTCGGGGTGATGAGCGGGGTCGAGCCCGCCTTGCTTGAGACCGCTTTTGAGACCTTTAAACTCGATGGGATCTGCCGTGATGCTGAACTGCGGATGACACTGCAATCCTTAGTGATTGCCTGTTTGGATTGCCACCAAGAGTCTGAGCTTACTGAGCGCTCTATCGTCTGCCCTGCTTGTCACAGCTACCATACGCGGGTTTTAGATGGCGAAGATATGCTGCTGATGCAGCTCGAAATGGAGCAAGAGGACGAGCACTGA
- the lpxM gene encoding lauroyl-Kdo(2)-lipid IV(A) myristoyltransferase (LpxM is lauroyl-Kdo(2)-lipid IV(A) myristoyltransferase, an enzyme characterized in Escherichia coli and involved in biosynthesis of the form of lipid A found in that species and some closely related species.): MSRQPKHFDRRFQLALLHPKYWVTWLAIGLLVIFGIMPAWLRDPIARTLAKLVAPIAKKPIGIARANLKACFPEKSAAEIEALIDENVQNFVLVLLSQGELLVRSKAHLRRRVNLMGFEHVQAAQAEGQPVIFIMPHVWPIDYAGLRLNLDLPMVTMAKAHKNALFNWFNNRVRSSGGGHVYMREAGIRALLAELKQNNSFFYLPDEDLGPDQSVFTPFLGTVKATLPVVGRLAQAGNAQVLPVKIGYNQASRQFDLTVMPAIASEDMVGKENEALALNKAVEQVILAYPEQYMWFLRLLKTRPEGQASIYQ, translated from the coding sequence TTGTCAAGACAGCCCAAACATTTTGACCGACGTTTTCAACTGGCCTTATTGCACCCTAAATATTGGGTCACGTGGTTGGCGATCGGCCTATTAGTGATTTTTGGGATCATGCCCGCGTGGCTGCGTGATCCTATCGCCAGAACCTTGGCCAAACTGGTGGCGCCTATTGCGAAAAAGCCGATAGGCATTGCCAGAGCGAACTTAAAGGCGTGTTTCCCTGAAAAATCCGCCGCAGAGATTGAAGCCTTAATCGATGAGAACGTGCAGAACTTCGTCTTAGTGCTGTTATCTCAAGGTGAGCTGTTGGTACGCTCAAAGGCGCATTTACGCCGCCGTGTGAATCTTATGGGCTTTGAGCATGTTCAAGCGGCACAAGCGGAAGGGCAGCCTGTGATATTTATCATGCCCCATGTGTGGCCCATCGATTATGCGGGACTGAGGTTAAACCTCGACTTGCCCATGGTGACTATGGCAAAGGCCCATAAAAACGCGCTATTTAACTGGTTTAATAATAGGGTACGTAGCAGTGGCGGTGGCCATGTTTATATGCGAGAGGCGGGGATCCGCGCCTTGTTGGCCGAATTGAAGCAGAACAATAGCTTTTTCTACCTGCCCGATGAAGATTTAGGCCCAGATCAGAGCGTGTTTACCCCGTTTTTAGGCACAGTTAAAGCGACATTACCCGTGGTTGGCCGCTTAGCTCAGGCGGGAAATGCCCAAGTGCTACCAGTAAAAATTGGCTATAACCAAGCTTCACGCCAGTTTGATTTAACTGTGATGCCCGCCATTGCCTCCGAAGACATGGTCGGTAAAGAAAACGAAGCGTTGGCGCTGAATAAAGCGGTTGAGCAAGTGATCCTCGCTTACCCTGAGCAATATATGTGGTTCTTAAGACTGCTTAAGACCCGTCCCGAAGGGCAAGCTTCGATTTATCAATAG
- the ihfA gene encoding integration host factor subunit alpha, translating to MALTKAEMAEHLFETLGINKRVAKEMVEAFFEEIRGALESGEQVKLSGFGNFDLRDKNQRPGRNPKTGEDIPISARRVVTFRPGQKLKTRVEAANAGK from the coding sequence ATGGCACTTACCAAAGCCGAAATGGCAGAACATCTTTTTGAAACGCTTGGTATTAACAAGCGAGTTGCTAAAGAGATGGTTGAGGCGTTCTTTGAAGAAATTCGAGGCGCACTTGAAAGTGGTGAGCAGGTCAAGTTATCTGGCTTTGGCAACTTTGACCTAAGGGACAAAAATCAAAGACCGGGTCGTAACCCTAAAACAGGCGAGGATATCCCAATTTCGGCTCGCCGTGTCGTGACCTTCCGTCCCGGCCAGAAACTGAAAACTCGCGTAGAAGCTGCTAACGCGGGCAAGTAA